CCGCATCAATACAGTCCAAGAGGGAAATCCCCATGGTGATAGTCCGAATATCGAAGTGCTGCTCCTCAATCATCTCAATGGTTTCTCTAACCTGTCTAATATCCATGAAACCTCTCCTTACAAGTTGTGCATGGCATCAAAAATGGCTGCACTTTGAATGTTGATTTTCACGTTCAAGGACTGACCAAAGTCATCCAATTCCGCACGAAGTTGCGTGAAATCTTTCTTTTCATCTGATGACACCACTGCCATCATGGTAAAATACTCATCCAAAACAGTTTGTGAAATATCATCAATATTCAAACCCAATTCCGCAATCTTGGTCGCAACACCCGCAACAATTCCTGACTTGTCCTTACCGACAACTGTAACAATAGCTTTCATCTGAATACCTCTTCAAAATTTTCATTTATTTTATCATAAAAAAACAGAAAAAGGTAGAAATCGTCAAGATTCTACCCGAATTGTACGTGTTTACTTTACAGATTGCGATCGACGGGCATAGGCTTTCCAATCAATCCCACGCGCCTCACACCAGTTTTGGACATTTGGAGCCAAGACCACATCTTTCTTGCGGAGTTCCGCAATATTCTTAGCACCTAGCATGGTCATGATTTCAGCCATCTGCCATTGATAGGTCTTGATAGCCTGCAAGCCGTCGTCAAAACGATGCCCCTTACCATCCTTGACATACTGGAGGAAATGGTTGGACATACCGACAAGGTCTGCACCAAGAGCTAAGGATTTGACAATATCTAGCGGTGTTTTAATGCCACCTGAAGCAATCAAACTTGGACGGACATCCTCAGAAACAGACATAGCTTCCACCAAGGAAGTCACGGTAGACTGGCCCCAACCTTCTAGATAAGTATAATCATTGAAGGTTCGACGGGCATTTTCAATTTTGGCGAAGTCTGTTCCCCCAGTACCAGACACATCTATAGTTTGCACACCGACAGAAGCCAGCTGGGCTACTGTTTCACGGCTCATGCCAAAACCAACTTCCTTGACAATGACAGGCACTTCCATCTCCCGTACCAAAGTTTCAATATTCTTCAACCACATAGTGAAATCACGATCTCCCTCAGGCATGACAATCTCCTGAGGTGCATTGACATGGATCTGAATGGCATTGGCCTCCAACAAATCCACCGCTCGCTTGGCATTCTCCACACTATGATGGGCACCTAGGTTGGCAAAGATTATCCCGTAAGGATTTTCCCGACGCATCACGGAGAAAGTTTCCGCAACAGACGGATCCTTGATTGCCGCACTGACCGAACCAGAAGCCAGGGCAATCTTGCCAAAATGCCCCATAATCCCCAATAGGCGATTGATTTCCCGCGTCTTCTTGCTTCCACCGGTCATAGCATTGATGAAGAAAGGAAAGGCAAAGTCCAAACCAGCTACACTGGTCGAAATATCCACTTCATCCACCTTGGTCTGTGGCAGGGAATGATGGACAAACAGGGTTTCTGTGAAGTCCTTGGCCGGCGTGGTACTATATTGCTGGTTGGCCAAGCCAACGTGTTGATCCTTGCGGTCTAAACCAAATTCTCCTAGATAAAACATAGGGTTCTCCTTATTCTCTACTTGTGATCTTTAGTTGGAGTGGAAGAATGCCGGCTTCTTGCCAAGCCGTCTCTATCGCTGCTTTTTGTTCCTTACTGTCAACCAGGCAAATGCCGCAGTCACCACCACCTGCACCAGATGACTTGGCCACCGCTCCATAAGTCTGAGCCAGGTCACAGAGTTGGCTCAGTTGAGGGGTTTCAATGACCAAGCCCATTCCTCTCGCAAAATCTTGTAAGAGCTTACGGTTTTGAGTAATAGCCTGTCTAGCTAATACTATGTCATTTGTCTGACAAGCTGCTATCAACTGTTCTACACAGGTCTTGGAGTCGGCTAGAAACTGGCTGTGAATTTGCTCTTTTTCTGTCTGACTTTTTTGGCTTTCCATCTGGGAAACTAGACTATCCGTTGAAGCCGCCGACCCTGTCCAGCCCACCAAGAGGTCTAGACCTTGGGGTAACTGGATAGGGCTGATAGATAAACCCTGCCAATCACTTTCCACCAAATCAAGCAGGGACAGCTCTGCCATTTTCCCTAAAAGCCAAGAACGGTCTAGGGAATGATAGGCGATCAAGCCACCGAAACTGGAGGCTGCCAAATCGCCAAAGGAACCTGTCATGCCTAGCTTGGTCTGGGTCAGAGCTGCCAACTTGTAGGTCAAAAAGGCATCCGCTTGATGACCGTAGTAGGTCAACAGGGCCTTGACTGTCGCAACCGTTACAGCACCAGAGGAACCCAGGCCATACTTGGCACCAGAAGCCTGGTCATCTAGGTCGGACTGAACAGATAGGCTATAGGTTCCATGACAAGCATAGCCCTTGGCCGTCAGATATTCCTCGGTCACCTGCATGGCGGTCTCAATCAGGGCATAGGGATGGTTACCTTGAATACGAACGGCACCTTCCTTACGCTCCCAGATCAGATAAAGATCTGCATTTTGACTGGAATGAAGACTGCCTTGGTCACTTGTTTCAATGGTGACGGTTAGGTACTGATCAACCGCCGCAATCACCGCAGGATAGCCAGCCTCAACAACTGCGTATTCCCCTGCCAGAAAGAGTTTTCCAGGTATCTTTACTTGTACTTTCATGCTACAAGCCCTTTTCAAACGCTGTTTGTGATGCCTGCCAATCCTTCTCACTGAGAACATAGGCAGCAGGTCCAGGCTTGCTGGTGATGATTTTCTCTCTTGGGAAGACCTTGGACAATTCAGCTACTAGCTCATCCATCTGACTTGCTCGGCAGAGGACCTTGACATTTGGTCCAGCGTCCATGGTCATGTAGGCTGATAAACCTCTTTCCTCACGAACCTGACGGACTGCCTCTTGGGCCACTAGGCTATCAGCTGACCAGTAGGTAAAAGGCGGATTGGCAGAGAGAGTTGTCGCATGCATCTTCATGCCATTGTGTTCTGTGATGTGACCAAGTTTTTCAAAATTACGGCTAGCAATAGCTACCTTGATGTCCGCCAAGTCTTGTTTGGCTGTATCTACCCAGGCTGAGTAAAATGGTGAAGTGGCAACTGTGTGGTCCATTCCCTCTCGACTAGCAATCTTTTTCGGTCCGGTATTGACCGCCAAGATGACCATGCCGATATCCCAATCCGCATCGTCAATGGGATGGGCCATCGAATCTTCCGAACCAGTTCCCATATCCCACTCAACAAATCCACCGAATAGGCTACGGGTACTAGAGCCAGAACCCCTGCGAGCAAGGGTTGATAGGGTAGCTGGTGACAAATCTAAATCCAAGGCAGTTGCGGTTGCAAGAGCCAGCGCTGCAAAGGCTGAGGCTGAGCTGGCTAAACCAGCCGCAGTCGGAACAAAATTTAGACTTTCCACTCGGGCAAATGCCCTTTCACCTATATATTCGCAAAACAAATCCAAAAATCGAGAAATTTTTAACATTTCTTTTTCTTTTTGTAATATTCCGTTGAGATAGAACTCATCGGCAGTCAATTCTGGGTCAAAAACAACCTTGGTATCCGTATAAAATGCATCAAGGGTCAGGGATAAACTGGAATTCATGGGTAGGAATAATTCCTTATCTCGTTTTCCCCAGTATTTAATCAAGGCAATATTGGTATGGGCACGGGCAATGCCTGTCTGTTTAGTCATTGGTTTCTCCTAAGTACTGTATCCAGGTTTGGCGGGCGCCTGCTTGGTCAAGGATGTGTGCAAGTTTTTGGGCATCCTGGGCTGTTCTTGCCAGGGCAATCATGCAACCGCCACGACCACCACCGGTTAATTTGGCTCCGAGGGCTCCATTTTCTTGGGCAAGGCTGACGAGCTTATCTAGGCTAGGATCAGACACGCCTAATTCTTGCAGGAGGGCATGAGCTTGGTTCATTCTGCTGCCTAGAAGCTCTGCCTGGTCTGTGGCTAAATCTTCCTTGGCCTGTCGGGTCAAGTTGCCCAGTTCTTCTACTAGCTTGATAGCCTCTGGCTTTTTCTCCAACAAATCCGCCACGTCTGAAATGGCCTCCAAGGTGTTTCCCGTCACGCCTGTATCAGCCACTACCAAGTGGGCATGGAGTTTCAGCTCAAAAGGTTCGATGGGCTGGTGCTTGATAAAAAAGACGGGGGACTTGCCGCTGGTGGTCGCCGCATCGATGCCCGAGGGATTGCCGTGGGCAATTTTTTCCGAAGACTGGACGATGTCCCAGAGCTCGCTGTCGGTCAGTTCTTTTTCATAATAGGCAAAGAGGGCGCGGGCAACGGCTACTGCCACCGCAGCACTAGACCCCATGCCTCGTTCGGCGGGAATGCTGGAGCTGATTTCGATGTGGATAGCAGGATCTGTCGGCGCGCCGATACGATAGAGTGAGAAACGAATGGCATGCTTGAGGCTTTCCCAGATTTTTGGCATCTTGTGAACCAAGCCTTCGTAGAAGTCACAGGCAACACTCAGAGCCTGACCCTGCGCCCTTACCTGAGCGGTAATTTCAACAGCAGAAAAAGGCATAGCAATTGCTGGCTGACCATAGACAACCGCATGCTCGCCCATCAAAATGATTTTTCCATTTGCTTTTCCTACTACTGACATATTCTTCTCCTTACACAATCACAACTATTATACCATTTTTCATAAGAATAATAGACGAAAACAGCCGACCGCAGTCGACTGTTCTCTGGAGATTATATGATACCTAGCTCTTTGTCGCTTGCGACTTAGAGATAGG
The nucleotide sequence above comes from Streptococcus sp. 29887. Encoded proteins:
- a CDS encoding ACT domain-containing protein; its protein translation is MKAIVTVVGKDKSGIVAGVATKIAELGLNIDDISQTVLDEYFTMMAVVSSDEKKDFTQLRAELDDFGQSLNVKINIQSAAIFDAMHNL
- the fni gene encoding type 2 isopentenyl-diphosphate Delta-isomerase; this translates as MFYLGEFGLDRKDQHVGLANQQYSTTPAKDFTETLFVHHSLPQTKVDEVDISTSVAGLDFAFPFFINAMTGGSKKTREINRLLGIMGHFGKIALASGSVSAAIKDPSVAETFSVMRRENPYGIIFANLGAHHSVENAKRAVDLLEANAIQIHVNAPQEIVMPEGDRDFTMWLKNIETLVREMEVPVIVKEVGFGMSRETVAQLASVGVQTIDVSGTGGTDFAKIENARRTFNDYTYLEGWGQSTVTSLVEAMSVSEDVRPSLIASGGIKTPLDIVKSLALGADLVGMSNHFLQYVKDGKGHRFDDGLQAIKTYQWQMAEIMTMLGAKNIAELRKKDVVLAPNVQNWCEARGIDWKAYARRSQSVK
- a CDS encoding phosphomevalonate kinase, translated to MKVQVKIPGKLFLAGEYAVVEAGYPAVIAAVDQYLTVTIETSDQGSLHSSQNADLYLIWERKEGAVRIQGNHPYALIETAMQVTEEYLTAKGYACHGTYSLSVQSDLDDQASGAKYGLGSSGAVTVATVKALLTYYGHQADAFLTYKLAALTQTKLGMTGSFGDLAASSFGGLIAYHSLDRSWLLGKMAELSLLDLVESDWQGLSISPIQLPQGLDLLVGWTGSAASTDSLVSQMESQKSQTEKEQIHSQFLADSKTCVEQLIAACQTNDIVLARQAITQNRKLLQDFARGMGLVIETPQLSQLCDLAQTYGAVAKSSGAGGGDCGICLVDSKEQKAAIETAWQEAGILPLQLKITSRE
- the mvaD gene encoding diphosphomevalonate decarboxylase, with product MTKQTGIARAHTNIALIKYWGKRDKELFLPMNSSLSLTLDAFYTDTKVVFDPELTADEFYLNGILQKEKEMLKISRFLDLFCEYIGERAFARVESLNFVPTAAGLASSASAFAALALATATALDLDLSPATLSTLARRGSGSSTRSLFGGFVEWDMGTGSEDSMAHPIDDADWDIGMVILAVNTGPKKIASREGMDHTVATSPFYSAWVDTAKQDLADIKVAIASRNFEKLGHITEHNGMKMHATTLSANPPFTYWSADSLVAQEAVRQVREERGLSAYMTMDAGPNVKVLCRASQMDELVAELSKVFPREKIITSKPGPAAYVLSEKDWQASQTAFEKGL
- the mvk gene encoding mevalonate kinase, producing MSVVGKANGKIILMGEHAVVYGQPAIAMPFSAVEITAQVRAQGQALSVACDFYEGLVHKMPKIWESLKHAIRFSLYRIGAPTDPAIHIEISSSIPAERGMGSSAAVAVAVARALFAYYEKELTDSELWDIVQSSEKIAHGNPSGIDAATTSGKSPVFFIKHQPIEPFELKLHAHLVVADTGVTGNTLEAISDVADLLEKKPEAIKLVEELGNLTRQAKEDLATDQAELLGSRMNQAHALLQELGVSDPSLDKLVSLAQENGALGAKLTGGGRGGCMIALARTAQDAQKLAHILDQAGARQTWIQYLGETND